In Nitrospira sp. MA-1, the genomic window TGTTTCTCCACGGGGGATGGATGCATTTAATCGGGAATATGCTCTATCTGTGGATTTTTGGAAATAATATCGAAGATGTGATGGGCCATACAAAGTTTGTTTTGTTCTATTTGATTTGTGGGGTATTGGCTGCCTTCAGTCATGCGTTAATTGACCCAGAATCGACCATACCAATGGTTGGTGCTAGCGGGGCAATTTCAGGGATATTAGGGGCGTATTTATTGCTGTATCCTCATGCGCGGGTTTTGGTTTTGGTTCCTTTTGGATTCATCGGCACCTTTAATGTTCCAGCGGCTATGGTATTGGGTTTATGGTTCTTTATGCAGGTCTTAAGTGGCGGCATGAGTCTTGGAAATCAGGGTGGTGGAGTCGCTTTTTTTGCGCACATCGGTGGATTTCTTGTTGGAATGATTTTGATTGGATTTTTCAAGCATCCTCACGTCAGGTTTTTTAACCCTCCTCATTCTTCCAATTCTTCGGTCTCTTGGTAATGCAGTTGGCTCATTACCCTGGAACATGAAATTGAGTGGATTTTTTGTAGCAAAGGGAATTCTTTTTTTCCTTTTTTGAGTCTACTCCTGACCTATTTTGGATCGGTTGGGTGTTTGAATATCGAAGGCTTTCCCCTTGTTGAGGAAGGGCATGGAATTATCAGTTTCTCTCATTCAGGAAATTTTTAAATAATAGCGTTTAATATTTCTATCAATCTACGTGTGGGCGGCATAAAGAATTGGAATGCCTATGGCGAATCTATTGTCAAACCTACATTAAAAAATGATGTTAGAGGTGGGGAATAAGATTTTTTCTGCCAAAAAGACTTCTTCGAAAATGCAAAATTTACTTAAAGGATTTTAAAATCATTTGGTTAGAAAGAAATCAAATTCAAGATTAGATTTTTAATGAAGAATTTGACCCTATGGAAAATAAAATTAAATTTTAAAAGAAAGTAATTGACAGCCTGCCTCCTTCACCCTATAATCACGCTTCGCCTTGAGAATTAGTTCTTTGAAAATTAAATAGCTGGAAAAACAGTGGAACAAGTGTATTGGAATGGCGGCCCTTGAAAATGGAATTTCTTTTGAGAGTTTGATCCTGGCTCAGAACGAACGCTGGCGGCGCGCCTAACACATGCAAGTCGAACGAGAATCCGGGGCAACTCGGTAGTAAAGTGGCAAACGGGTGAGGAATGCATGGGTAACCTACCCTTGAGAAGGGAATAACCCGCCGAAAGGTGAGCTAATACCCTATACGCTATCATTTTTTCGAAAATGCTAGGAAAGCTAGGTCGAGGACCTGGCACTCAAGGAGGGGCTCATGTCCTATCAGCTTGTTGGTGGGGTAACGGCCTACCAAGGCTACGACGGGTAGCTGGTCTGAGAGGATGATCAGCCACACTGGCACTGAGATACGGGCCAGACTCCTACGGGAGGCAGCAGTGAGGAATATTGCGCAATGGGCGAAAGCCTGACGCAGCGACGCCGCGTGGGGGATGAAGGTTTTCGGATTGTAAACCCCTTTCATGAGGAAAGATAAAGTGGGTAACCACTTAGACGGTACCTCAAGAAGAAGCCACGGCTAACTTCGTGCCAGCAGCCGCGGTAATACGAAGGTGGCAAGCGTTGTTCGGATTTACTGGGCGTAAAGAGCACGTAGGCGGTTGGGAAAGCCTCTTGGGAAATCTCCCGGCTTAACCGGGAAAGGTCGAGAGGAACTATTCAGCTAGAGGACGGGAGAGGAGCGCGGAATTCCCGGTGTAGCGGTGAAATGCGTAGATATCGGGAAGAAGGCCGGTGGCGAAGGCGGCGCTCTGGAACGTACCTGACGCTGAGGTGCGAAAGCGTGGGGAGCAAACAGGATTAGATACCCTGGTAGTCCACGCCGTAAACGATGGAAGCTAGCCGTCAGGTAGCTTGCTATTTGGTGGCGCAGCTAACGCATTAAGCTTCCCGCCTGGGGAGTACGGTCGCAAGATTAAAACTCAAAGGAATTGACGGGGGCCCGCACAAGCGGTGGAGCATGTGGTTTAATTCGACGCAACGCGAAGAACCTTACCCAGGTTGGACATGCTCGTGGTACGAACCTGAAAGGGTGAGGACCTCGAAAGGGGAGCGAGCTCAGGTGCTGCATGGCTGTCGTCAGCTCGTGCCGTGAGGTGTTGGGTTAAGTCCCGCAACGAGCGTAACCCCTGTCTTCAGTTGCCATCGGGTCATGCCGAGCACTCTGAAGAGACTGCCCAGGATAACGGGGAGGAAGGTGGGGATGACGTCAAGTCAGCATGGCCTTTATGTCTGGGGCTACACACGTGCTACAATGACCGGTACAGAGGGTTGCAATCCCGCAAGGGGGAGCCAATCTCAAAAAACCGGCCTCAGTTCAGATTGGGGTCTGCAACTCGACCCCATGAAGGTGGAATCGCTAGTAATCGCGGATCAGCACGCCGCGGTGAATACGTTCCCGGGCCTTGTACACACCGCCCGTCACACCACGAAAGTCAGCTGTACCAGAAGTCACTGGCGCCAACCCGTAAGGGAGGCAGGTGCCCAAGGTATGGTTGGTAATTGGGGTGAAGTCGTAACAAGGTAGCCGTAGGGGAACCTGCGGCTGGATCACCTCCTTTCTAAGGAGCTTAGCTCCTCAGTTTATTTCAAAGGGCCGCCATTTCAGTGCACTTTCTCTAGAAATATATAGGCTGGGCCTATAGCTCAGATGGTTAGAGCGCACGCCTGATAAGCGTGAGGTCGGTAGTTCAACTCTACCTAGGCCCACCATCTGGGAATGAGTGATGGGTTATCGTTTGAACCCCGACTTTTACAAAGGAATTCTCCCAAAAAAGGGGCTGTAGCTCAGTTGGGAGAGCACCTGCTTTGCAAGCAGGGGGTCGGCGGTTCGAACCCGCTCAGCTCCACCAATTTAGCTGGGTAATCCTCAGCTATGTGAATGTTCTTTGACAATTGAATAGGTCATTTAGAGGCCATGTGTATCAAGAGCAAATGTTGTTAAGGTATTAAGGGTGTACGGTGGATGCCTTGGCATCAGGAGACGATGAAGGGCGTGGCAAGCTGCGATAAGCCTCGGTAAGCCGCAAGCAGGCTGTGATCCGGGGATTCCCGAATGGGGCAACCCAGACGATTAATGCCGTCTATTCTCCACTGAATACATAGGTGGAAGAATGTAAACGCAGGGAAGTGAAACATCTCAGTACCTGCAGGAGTAGAAATCAAACGAGATTCCCTGAGTAGTGGCGAGCGAAACGGGAACAGCTCAAACCTTGTATATGTCAAGCCCGTAAGCGTTGTATGCAAGGGGTTGTAGGACTTCATTTGACGACATTACGGTGCCGTCGACGAGTCAAAAACCAAATTCTTAGTAGAATGGTTTGGAAAAGCCAGCCAAAGAAGGTGATAGCCCTGTAAACGAAAAGAATTTGGCTCGTTGAATGAGGAACCTGAGTACCACGGGGCCCGTGAAACCTTGTGGGAAGCCGGGAGGACCACCTTCCAAAGCTAAATACTCCCTGATGACCGATAGTGAACCAGTACCGTGAGGGAAAGGCGAAAAGAACCCCGGTGAGGGGAGTGAAATAGAACCTGAAACCGTATACCTACAAGCAGCGAGAGGGCTATGGTCCGCAAGGGCAATGCCTGATCGCGTGCCTTTTGCTTAATGAGCCGGCGAGTTATTTTGCGTAGCAAGGTTAAGTCGAAAAGGCGGAGCCGTAGCGAAAGCGAGTCTGAATAGGGCGTCCAGTTACGTAGAATAGACCCGAA contains:
- a CDS encoding rhomboid family intramembrane serine protease, which encodes MIPLRDDNPTEITPVVTVALIVSCSLVFLHELSLPMASNEAFVYMYGAIPAVVLGHAQLPPELVSLPAYGTFLSSMFLHGGWMHLIGNMLYLWIFGNNIEDVMGHTKFVLFYLICGVLAAFSHALIDPESTIPMVGASGAISGILGAYLLLYPHARVLVLVPFGFIGTFNVPAAMVLGLWFFMQVLSGGMSLGNQGGGVAFFAHIGGFLVGMILIGFFKHPHVRFFNPPHSSNSSVSW